The Rhinolophus sinicus isolate RSC01 linkage group LG13, ASM3656204v1, whole genome shotgun sequence sequence CTGTGAAGAACTAGACAGTTGAGTTTTGGGATGGAAGGAAAAGTTATTTTCCATAGTATATCCCGGGGTGGGgggtgtattttctttttgctttaactATTTCATGTATTAtctctggcaaaaaaaaaaaaattaataacaaaaatcagtGCACAACacaagacttcaaagaaattCCTATAGACTCTGCAGAGACAGGAGtccatttcctttatctttaaaaacaaggaaacttAATGGGAAAGTTAATACTATAGCAACCAACTcactggtcttcctgcttctaaGCTTGGTCTCCTTCAATCCAAAAGAATCATCCTCAAAATGAAATCTGATCACATTACTCCCCAGCTTAAAGACCTTCAAAGACTTTGTGTGCTCCTGGGGCCCACCAGGCCCTGCCTCCTCTGGGCCTCACCCCCTAACCCTGGCTGGGTTCCTGCTTGTCATTCCAGAAATTCACCCTCCCAACAACACATGGTTaacccttcccttccctggcGCTCAGCTCTAATGCCACTTCCTAACTGCAGCCTTCCCTAATCTGCTAGACCAAACCCTCTATATTCTCCCCTCCCAGCAGTTTTACTGCAGGTATAATGATATGTTTATTTATGTTATGGTTTGATTAATAACTGCCTCTGTCTCTCAATTTTGAGCTCCAAGACAGCAGGGACCATGACTTTTATCTTGCTCAATTGTAGCTCCAGCATTTAGCActctgtgcttggcacatagtaaaagcccaataaaaatttatggcATGAATGATCTAGAAATTACTTGGCTGAGGTTACAGATCAGGACATGTGCCTACTTTTGTAATGATACCCTTTGCACAGCCATCCTTGACTCTCTACTGAAGAAGGACTGATCCATTCACCTTTTAAAAGCTAATTCACTCCTTCTCACCTTGGGTAAAGCTTTCCTGCAGCCTGGGAGGTCAGGCCCATCCTCCCCTATGTCTCTGAGGGCGCATCACACTGAAACTTCGCCTGCATTGCCCCTGGCCCTGTGAGGCACAGGGGAAGAGCACCAGGTTCCGGCATTCCAAATGCCTGGCCTCACCACGCCCTTACCCCTAGCAAGAGtagcccctgccctgggccccaccaCCCCTCCTCAGGTGGCAGCGTGAGGATTCTATAGGCACAAGAGGAACTGCCTATCCAGAGTCTGTGCCCTCCCTTTCTAGAGCATTCTCTGAGACCCCAGAATTCCCTTCTAAAATATCCCGCAGCTTGTTTACAGAGTCTTTGTAGAGCTCGTTCATAGGCCCATCTCAGCTGAGGGCAAACTGCACTGCCTAATGCACACCTTATAGACCTGAGGTTTGGGTCTCAAAGTAGCTGTTTGCAAGACAGCTTGGATGTGGGGTCTGGGATGTCCACTCGTGCATGCCGGGTCCCTCACTGATGGCCTGGAAGGTAGCTGGACAAGTGCTGGATCCAGTACGTAGCTCTCTTTGGGCCAACATATTCTGGCCTAGAACTCGAAGGGTCCTAGGATTCTAATTCAAACCTGGTCTTCCAGATAGTCATGACAGTATGTCCATCAAGGAGGAGAATAGGACATATTTAATGCCTTACTGTAGATTGATGTATAATTTCTAGCTATTTACAGACATATGGTATATGGACCTCCAGTTGTACTCTTGTCCTGGGCCCCACAAGTGCCTCTGTTTGGTTGTATCATTTCTTGCTTAGCTCAGACAAGCTACATCACCTCTTCAGGCCTATTTCTTTACCAGAAAAATGGGTTTAACGGCAACTGCCTCATCAGAGCTGGTGAAGAAATGAAGTCAATTCATGTAAAGGGCTTGGCAGAGGGccaggcactcagtaaacagGAATTATCATCGTTGTGTTTTCTCCTTTGGCCATCATCTTGCTATCATCTTCCCAAGCTTTTCCATATGACTTCCAAACTGGTCCCTTTTGTAGGATTTCCGCACTGCTCTTCCCTTCTTATCCTCACCAAGAAAGAACCTCCCTATTCTTTCCGCCTAATCAAATCATACCCCTTCTTCAATGATGGTAGTAGCTACTGGTGATTGCACGTTTACTGTTTCAGGCATTGTATTAAGAACTTGACATGTATTATctcaactcagttctgacaccaACTCAAGGAAGTAAGTTCGGATTTTCACTCCCCAAACACAAAGACACGGCGATATGGAGAGCTGAAGCACTAGCAGCTGGTAAGTGGCACAGCCCGCAGGAGTGCGAACCCAGGAAGTCTTACAGCAGAGTCAGGTCTCCCAAATACCTAGATCCCATTTGCTGCCTCCGGCCTCCTTCGGTGCACCAGGCGACCCCGCTCTCCTTCAAGCCCCCATAGCCAAGGCTGTCATACTGGGCCAGCTGTAGGGTTCTCTCCGTGGACTTTCCGCCCAACAGGGCGGGCACTTTGTCTCACGCCACGTTGCCCACATCCTGGATCCTCCTCCCTCTCCgactcttccttcctcccttcctttctttctccctcccattAGGTATTCAgttcctactctgtgccaggctttgtgtTCGTTCACATGCGATGTTACCAGTGGGGAGGTCAGGGGAGGATGGAATTATATAtcgtttttctctttcttctttatgccTTTCTGTTTGGCTGATTTTTTCCAGTGAGCACGCAGGTCAGGTTCCTCCAACCCAGTTCAAACATTGCTTTGctaggttggttggttggtaggaAGAAGGACCTGTCCCCTTAACTCCCAGCCCCCACGCCTCCTGCACCGGCCCTCAAATCCAGGCCACCCTGCCCCCTCCGGAAGGGGGAGTTGGGGGCGAACACCGAAATCTGAGTGGCTCTTTCAAGCCTCCGTTGCCGTAGAAACCGGCTGCACAGGCCTTGGCGGTCCATTACACCATCCTTCAGCGACGCAACCAATGGGCTCCGAGCTCCATCCCAGGCGCCTTACCCCCACAGCTGCCAGGAAGCCCACCAATGAATGGTGAGGTCCCTTGGCTTAGAGCCTGCCCTCGGCCGTAGGACACCACCAATGAGGTACGACCCTGCTCTCCCTTTAGCTTCAGTGTAGCAACAgacttgatttttcaaaaaaaggaatTCTCCAAATTAGAAGGAAGTAGCAGTAACGCCTCTGTCAGTTGGAGCTTGAATAATCTTTGGCTGGTATTTTATTTAAGGAGAACAAAACTGTCCCAATTACACAGTATGTGTCATTCTTTACTGAAACAATTTCAGGCAATAAAAATTTAGGCAATGGGGTTGATATCTGCTCTACGTGGATTTCTTTTATCAAGGATCTAGTCATCTTTCCTTGTTTGTATTTCAAATACATGCAAATTAAAGACGCTGAGTTTTTTATGCTGAGTTCATGAGACATTGACCTAAGTAATTGGTAGCCAACTTTTATTAGACAATTTAATTCCTGGAttcaaaacataacaaaactgtaagataaatgAATATTCCTCTTAATCCATTGAAGACATTTTTAAGGCAGGTTGTGTAATGGCTTTGATTGTCTAAAGACTAAATAaactaaatgtgttttttttaaaaaaacaaccttgtgccatttttttaaaaacaactttattttttaaaacatttttggatttacagaaacattgcaaagataatacaaatTTATCTCCCATCCAGCCttgtttcctttgttattaacatattacatttatatgGCACATATGTTACAATTAgtaaaccaatattgatacattgttcatagtttattcagatttccttagtttttactcAATGTCCTTTTTCTATCCTGGGATCCCACCCAGATGCCACACTGCACTTATCTCATGTCTCGTTAGATTCCTCCTTgctgtggcagtttctcaaaTATCAACATGACATCCCTGTTGGTGCTGACCTTGATCAACTGGCTGAGGTCGTGTTTGTCAGCTTTCTCTTCTGTAGAGTTACCCTTCATTTACCCCTTTTCATGCTGTCCTCTTTGGATTATGTTTAGCCCACACTTAAGGTGTGGGGAGTTATGTTCCACCCCTTTGAGGGTAAAGTATCTAAATaagttatttggaatttttctgcactgaagatttgtctcttttcctctatttatttagtcttttatttatatcactatggactcacagatatttatttcctaCTTTAGGTTATAATCCAATGCTACttaattgttccagctttggccttTGCGAGTTCTCTTACTTGGCTCCTTTGGGTCCCTTTGACATGCCGccatttttgtgtgtcttttctttttgttgttgttcttaagcacttcttactttctggcactataGGATGCCCCgggctcatcttgtatatttcctgccccagtcctaaaatcagccatttctcaaTGGCATTCAACCTTGATTCCTCCAATTGGAGAATGATATTAGAAAACAAGATCTGGGCACTTAGTGTGCTCATTGttggggtgttgttttttttgaagcCTTCTCAACTaacagaacaaagaaatatatgtgtatatactaacCTGTGTTTATCGTATACCTATACATATTTCTGTATGTAACCATCTGTAtttatattaagctaaacatgagttcatatttatatttccaactCTCATCCATTACTACATGAATCCTTCTAGCCTCCTTCTCTAGGTGTAAATTCTCACTCTGACAGTGAGTGAGCGGGTGGTGGTGCATCCCACTACCCACTATCTGTCTGCTGAATTGTTCAATTCCGTTATACATATATGGCACTATCAGAATTGCTAACCCATACCCCCATGGGAAACTTTATCAACTAGACTGCAGTACTTCTGTACACTGTCTTATGCTTTTAGTTTTACAGACTCCAGTCATTTCTAAAGTTACTTAAGTCAGCACCCTTTCCCCCACCACCTTCCGTGACATTGTTTCACACATCTGTAATACAGTTGATTGTTTTGTCACATGCTGCAGTCCATCTTGGGATTCTTCACATGTCCTAAATGACTTGTAAAAATGTTTCATGCATTAAGCTTCACTCTTCGTGTTGTACAGTTCTGTggtttttgacaaatgcataaagTCCTGTACCCACCATTACACTATCATACAGAAGAGTTTCACTGTCCTATGCTTCACCTATTCAATCCTTTCCCCAACGAACCCCGACAACCATAGCTCTTTTTatctctataattttgcctttttgtgctttttttaaaaaaatagaagacacacaatagagtatttttgttgttgctcttgGTATAGTTACCACTCACTGAACTTTTACCATGTCCCATGTCCTGAACTATTATGCTCTTccaattttgcagatgaggaaactgaagcaaatGAGTTAAAGTAATTCCCTAAAAACTTATAACATTGAACAAAGTTTGACTTAATATCCTGGATGCTTTGAATGTTTAAAGCCCCAGCACTTCTATGCTTGACTTCTGAGCATTATGGGAATCCACTATAATTAAGCCAATAAGATGAGGATGATTTACTTCTCTGTTTAGCCAGGCAGTCTCCGTTTATTTCTGTTGTTAacagcataattattaatagtgcaCCTTTTCATGATAAATTATATAGTCACCCCCAAAGGGAAAAGTCTAATGAATTTCAGAGTCAGATTTGGGGAGGGAAAGGATTATAATCCAGGAGATGTAAAGATGGACCAATGGGTGTGATTTCAGAGTCACCAGATGGGACCCACTATCCAGATAAAATCCTCTCTCCCATCTAGTCACCTTCCCCTTCGTTTTCCCAATCTGGTTATTCCTCAATTCCATCAGTTGTGCGGATGCTGCTAACATGACTTTGATGCTGTCCTCTTCTCACTGTGAACACGCCCCCACTTCTGGTCTCTCCTCTCTACCTTGTGCTTCTTTGAGTCTCAACCTACATCTCATGGATTGGCAACCCAGCATTCCATGTGGGATTTTAAGACTTTGGGATTTcacagagatgttaaaaaaagaatCCTCTCCACCCCAAAGAGAACACGTTTTAAAACTTAGGAACGAGTAAAAAGATTGCcaagtttttattttgccaaataaagacaagaaaaacctcCATCTTCTACGAGTAGTACTATCTactagaaatataatgcaagccataaatgcaatttaaaaatttccagaagccacatttaaaaaggtaaaaaagaaaagaaacaaatgaaattaaaaattttttttgagactGTGAAGAAACAGGcattcttttttttgggggggggacagtgtgtttttccagggcccatcagctccaagtcaagttgttgtttcaatctagttgtggagggtgcagctcacagtggcccatgtggggatggaactggcaaccttgttgtgaagagcaccgcactctaaccaactgagctaaccagccgcccccaaatgaaattaattttaacacattttatttaatccaatatatccaaaatattataatctcaacatataatcaatagaaaaatattaatgtgatattttacattttttatgctGTCTTTGAAAGTGGTGAGAATTTAGCACTACAGCACATTTCAATTTGTACTAACCATATTTAAGTGCTCAAGAGCTGCATGGGCAGTTCTAGGCTTATTCAGTAAAAAAGCCCTgtagcacacacacaaatgcatgcaCGTGTGCGTACACACGATcataatctgtatttttttaaagaagacatttaaatacatcaaaaaacgaattaccaaaaaaacaaaaacgaattACCTTATTCTTATTGTTCTAGCTCTTCATTGTGGATGTCTTTGAGGACTATGCCAGTCTGCAGACTGTTGTTTTGGAGCTAGACACAGTTGGGGTGGGTAGAGCTGCATGCTGGTGCCTGGGACAGCTACGTCCACACCTGAGTTggatccttccttccttcattgaaCAGATATTCTGAGTCTACGTTGTGCCAAGCTCTGCTGGGTGCTGGGATACAATGATGAGAGTGGCAATCGGGTGGATCCTCTGATCTCATGGAGCTTCTATTCTGCTGTGATATAGCAATTGGAGCTGTGCTGGCGGTGAGAGGGTGTATTGTCtgcagagaatttaaaaacaataataaaactgattGACAGTCAGTCTGCATTTTATTATCACCATGTGCCCACAATTCTCAACCATGTCACTGATAAAATCCCCTCCCCAAAGATCAAGTTGTTGGTTTAATTTGAGTCTTAATATTTGTAAGCTTCAAGTCAGCATGTTTTAAATAAGTATACACTAATAAACATTATATTCTACAAGGAAGTTAATTCAGAGCACTCCCAGTTGTGCAGTCAGCCCCTAACACATGCCAACTCAGACGCAGCTACACGCATTGATTTTGAGAATAAGTCCGTAACAGTCTGGAAATGTTCAAGCTCATTTCCTGAGCACTTGTGTCTCCAGTCGCTTTGGTACAACATATGTCTGTGCTGAAACAATAGATTCAAAATAAACAACGATAGCACAGTGATTATGAAGCCAAAGAACCAGAACTTGAGTTGCTTCAATTGTGTCATTCCTTGGGACGACTTAAaacttttgtatttaaaatttagaacagTGAAACAAAGAGCAAACTACAGTGTGGCaacttcaaattttattatttagtaaaattgttttactgaatttaaataatatatttaatattgaaattgattcttatttttaaagtgttttcttgtttgtttttaaactataattaatgtaatctaaagtaattatttttgcaACAGACCACTATAtaggtatgtttttattttctttttttcaaagaaatatataaatgtaattgaaaatgaTTAAGCTAatactcttttcctttcttgtattttaatatttacttttactgaCATGATTGcatatataaagttaaataaaagaatattttcaccatctccatttcttttctggcCATTATTATTAGAATTATTCATTGTATTTCATGACCGTTAttgaaaataatgtcatttagAGGAGGTGGGTGTTAAAAAATGATCTGTTCCAAGTGTCGAATGAACTAGGTAGGCTGCTGGTgcactgaagaaaagaaacatggaggCAGGAGACCTATAAGGAGGCAGATAGCGGTGGGAGTCCTTAAAAGGGTGAGGCAATGTGTGGGGACGCAGCAGTGCTCACTCCACAAACTGAAAAGAGGCCCGTGTCACTGGAAGCTGGCTCAAGACAGAGGAAGTGGGAGAGGAGGTCAGATGGGTGAGCAGGTGCCAGACCAAGCTTGGCCTGTTAGGCCAGGGGAGAGTCTGCTATTTATCTTGAGAATAATGGAGAAACCATTgaagggtttgtttttttgtttgttttgatgggGTTCTTTttccactgaagggttttaagaaaGTAAGAGACCCACACAGTCAGATCTGTGTCTGGAAAATCCCATCACACTGGCTTCAGGGAGGAAAATGGAATGGAAAGAGACCTGGTGGGTGCAGAGAACAGACAGGAGGCTGGGCAATTGCCCagatgagagatgatggtggcctggACTGGTGGGGTAGTGATGGTCAGCATCTCTCCCAGAACCTCACTGCCTGCCTGCTGCAGCGTGGATTGAACAGCTCAGTGGCAAGCCCAGCCTTGAACTCCTGTGGTCTGAAAGGTTTAGACTCTTGGGCACCAATTTGAAAGGACCCAGGGTCGTCTGTGTGCACTTATAACCACCACATCTCATTGGCAGACTGgagttttgggttttgttttccaaaattttacttctttctctggGCTTCCATAGGAATGTGAGTGCACTCATCATAGAGCACTGACTTTGATGCATTCAgtatacttattgagcacctactgtgtgccaggcactttcgTAGGGATtaagcagtaaacaaaacagacaaaaatctctgccctctTGGAGATGACATTCTAATgtaaaggaaatgagagaaaaacaagtgaacaaataaaataattgcagCTGTGGAAGGTGCTATGAATAGAAAGGGTGAGGAAAGAGAATAATGCAACCAAACTTGAGATATCTTACAGTACCAAACTTTGGACAGGATGTGGATGAAAAGGATCTTTTCtatgttgctggtgggaaagtaaataGGTACAACTTGAAAGTTTGGCCTTACCTCATAAAAGTCAGCAGTCACATGTCCTCAGAGGTGCCATCACACTTTGCACGAGATACTGGGGAGACTTTCCTACACTTGAGCCCCAGAAACACCTCTAGGATTGTTAATAGTTAACACGCTTCGTAAGAGCTAAAACCTGGCAATAATCCAAATGTTTGTGGACAGGCGAATGGGTAGGAAAGTTGTGGTAACCACAGTGGAAAATTAACATACCTCACACGGGTGCAATAATTTAGATGAATCTTAGCACTGTAATATTGAGTGAGAAAGTAAATACCAGAATATTATCTACAGCATGATACCCTTTTGATAAAGCTAAAGGcaagagaatacatttttaagaaaatacattttaaaaaggaaaaggaaaaaatggaaccttcatacactgctggtaggaatgtaaaatgatgcagcaaATCCATCAAGACAGAAATGTCTTGATTATGAAAAGTCTCGATTAATGATTGCGTCGAGCTGGGGGTTAGAGCAGAGGTAGAGGAGATAGAGAAGTGACTGTTAATGAGCAcagtttcttttggggatgatgaaaatattctaaacttGATTACGGTGATTGTTGCCTAACTCTGAATataccattgaattgtacattttaaataagtgaatagtatggtatgtgaattatatttcaataaagctgttaagattttttttaatgtaagggAAGATTCAGAATAGACATTACTTCAGGTGAGGGAAGGCAGGGGATGGGATGGAAAAGAAGTTCACAGGGGAAGGTAGGTTATTATCAATGTTCCAGTTCTTGTGCTGGGTTGCTGATTTCActggtttttattatattacttataaataaattcaaacatAAAATGAGCCAGTCATGGACAATGACAAAAATGTGTTGCAAGCAAGCAATTCTGTGCACCTCAAATGTAGGGTGACAGGCGAGGGTGAGCAACAGCAAAGTGGTCAGGGCAAGCAAGCCCCTCTGGACAGTCTGAGCTGAGGCTAGAATGAGATGGGCCAGCCATGTGGGGATGGGAGtgaagagctttccaggcagaggagacaGCATGTACAAAGGTCTTGAGGTAGGACCAAGCCTTCTGTGTTTCAGGAACATCCAGGAGGCCAGTGTGtaaatcatcataataataacaacagcagcagcagcagcagttagCTGGCCAGAATTAAGACCTTTGAGAGGCCCCAGCACTGAAAAGATGGCGGTGctcatgtcatttaaaataaaacgaatattaaatggaaaaagtgGAATAGTGTTAGCAAATAActcaaaaaagcatttatttttctcatgatcaCTACTTGGATAcgtttttgaaatattaaatccATTCCCGCCAATGTTATGTTAGTGTCTATGTTGTTGGTGCCCTAAGTACCagataactaacatttattatttactagACGTCTGGGATGTTTACATCCAAATCCCATTGAATTTGTAAAATAACCATATGAGGGAGGAACTGTTCTTTCCGCATTTTAAGATAAGCAAAGGCGGTATCGGGATATGAATACAGTAATTCTGACTCCAACGAGCACTGAACCGGCCAGACTGCCATTGTGAACGTTCAAACGTGGGTATCGCCAGATTTCAGCGAACTATTTGGTCAGGAGCAGGGCCTTCTCCTTCCGAGTGCCCTGTGCCTTTAAGAGTCGTCCACTCCCGCCGGCGATGCTCCAATTTCTCTCCCGGGGACTCAAGACCATCACCCCGCCCCCCGCATCTTCGGAGCCGCACCTCCACCCTTCTTCCCCGCCCTTCACCCTCCGGCTGGGCTTTCAGCTCCCTACTGCCGAATGGTGGGTGAAGAGGTCTGTGTACCGCCAGAGACACATACCCCTCCTGTCTGAACGGTGCCCACAACGCCCCAGTAGAATGCCACTTTAGCTCCCCTAATGCCGATCTCTCCCAGCTCCTGATTCCGAGGGGCGAGGCCTCAGCGCCCCCTCTCATCGCCTAGGGCCTAGGCGCCGTGAAGGTGACCTCCCCCGGGGGCAGCACACGCCCAGCGGTGCCGAAGCTGGCTCACACGTGGTGAGCGGGTAGTGCGCAGCCCCTCCCCGCCACGCGCCTAGAGCGTGCGTCGCGAACACGCCCCCTGGCCTGGCTCCGCCCCCGTGCCCGCGCACAAGTCACCAGACCCAGGAGGGGCGTCGAGCCCTAGTCCCGCACCCGGCTCGCCGCGGTATAGGGTAGGACTTAAGCTTGGGGCACCCACTCATCCTCGAACCTCGCCCAGGGACTGTGAAAAGCGGACGTCCGCCCTGTTCAGGACCCTCGGCAGGCAGGCGAATGTGCTCCTTGCGCTGAACAGGGAACAGAGCTGGGAGCCTAGCATTCGAGCCCTATTTTGCATTCCCTCGGTGTTTCCTATCAGAAAAGTGAACATCATACTCCCTTCTTTTTCAGGATCCAACTGCGCCTCGAAcgagataaaaaaatatgaaagggtGCATCGGATCCAAAAGCATTTCTTGAGCCCCTATGTGGCTGGACCCCCTGTGTGTACTAGGCAAAGGCTACATCTATGACAGGATGACTCTGTCCCCTTAAGGAGCTCTCCTGCGCCTGAGTCCCCCCACATTCTGAGGCGGTCCAAAAAGACGCCCTCGAAACAGGATGGGTGGACGTCCTACCTGGCGGCAGGTGTCATTGAATAAGCTAAAATTTCAAAGGCAATACAGGGCGGAGACAAGCTTTCGGAGCCAGATGGGAAGTACGCTCGGCgttcccccaccctcccttcaGTCCCTAGCCTAAGAAAAGAAACCGACCTCATCCGACACCCCCAATCCCAGCCGCGAGACCGCCCAGCCCCGCAGCCCGAGCCCCGCCCGTCCCCGGCAGCCAGCGATTGGGAGATGCAAATACCAGGTTCTCTGCCCAGCAACGGGTGACGCGTCTCCCGAACGCGAGGCGTGGCCCGGCCGCAGCCCAAGCAGGCACCTCGGTGTTTACACGGGGCGGCCCCGCGCGCGCCGCAGCGCCCCGCAGACGGCGAGGGGGAGGAGTGGCGCGCGCGCCGGCGGGACCGCGCGGGGAAAAAAGACACTGGAAGGCGGCGGGGCGGGGAGCGGCGCGCGCGGGCCGCGGCAGAGCAGGAGGCTGCAAGGAGAGCCCGCGGGAGCATTGGGGGTGCGATTCCTCAGCCCCTGCAAAACAATGTGTGGCGTGCAGTGGGGCGCAACTTGCCGGAGGCGGCGGGGGCGCGCGGAGCCTGCCTGAGACCGCGCCACTGACCTTCTCCCCCCGCCGTCCGTTGGGCGAGAGCGCCCAGCTCCTCGCTCCCCAGCTCGCGGGGGCCGGGCCGAGCTGCGGGGCGGGGCCGCCCCTCCGTCgctgctgcctcctcccccacccccagccgcGGAGGATGCGGACGGCCCCCGGCGGCGTCTAGCGGCCCCGGGCCCAGGCGCGATGGTGCAGCAGCGGGGCGCGCGGGCCAAGCGGGACGGCGGGCCGCCGCCCCCGGGGCCCGGGACGGCCGAGGAGGGGGCGCGTGAGCCCGGCTGGTGCAAGACCCCGAGCGGCCACATCAAGAGGCCAATGAACGCGTTCATGGTGTGGTCTCAGCACGAACGGCGGAAGATCATGGACCAGTGGCCCGACATGCACAACGCCGAGATCTCCAAGCGCCTGGGCCGCCGCTGGCAGCTGCTGCAGGACTCGGAGAAGATCCCGTTCGTGCGGGAGGCGGAGCGGCTGCGCCTCAAGCACATGGCGGATTACCCGGACTACAAGTACCGGCCGCGCAAAAAGAGCAAGGGGGCGCCCGCCAAGGCGCGGCCCCGCCCCCCCGGCGGTGGCGGCAGTGGTGGCAGCCGGCTCAAGCCGGGGCCGCAGCTGCCTGGCCGCGGCGGCCGCCGAGCGGCGGGTGGGCCTTTGGGGGGCGGCGCGGCGGCGCCCGAAGACGACGACGAGGACGACGACGAGGAGCTGCTGGAAGTGCGCCTGGTCGAGACCCCCGGGCGGGAGCTGTGGAGGATGGTCCCGGCGGGGCGGGCGGCCCGGGGACCAGCGGAGCGCACCCAGGGGCCGTCGGGCGAGGGGGCAGCTGTCACCACCGCCTCCCCGACTCCGTCGGAGGACGAAGagccagaggaagaggaggaggaggtggcggCGGCGGAGGAAGGCGAAGAGGAGACGGTGGCGTCGGGGGAGGAGCCGCTGGGCTTTCTGTCCAGACTGCCCCCCGGCCCCGCCGGCCTGGACTGCAGCGCCCTGGACCGCGACCCGGACCTGCCGCCTCCCTCGGGCACGTCGCACTTCGAGTTCCCGGACTACTGCACCCCCGAGGTTACCGAGATGATCGCGGGGGACTGGCGCCCGTCTAGCATCGCCGACCTGGTTTTCACCTACTGAGCCCACCGTCAGCGGGGCGCGCACGCCCCCAAACCAGCTGTTTACATACAGGAATCAGGTATTGGGGCCCCTCGGAGGCCGAGGCTGGCACCCCATCTTCCGCGCAGCCTCCCCCCTCCCAGACGTGCCCATCCCCCTTGAATCCAGTCATGCCCCTCCCCC is a genomic window containing:
- the SOX12 gene encoding transcription factor SOX-12; the encoded protein is MVQQRGARAKRDGGPPPPGPGTAEEGAREPGWCKTPSGHIKRPMNAFMVWSQHERRKIMDQWPDMHNAEISKRLGRRWQLLQDSEKIPFVREAERLRLKHMADYPDYKYRPRKKSKGAPAKARPRPPGGGGSGGSRLKPGPQLPGRGGRRAAGGPLGGGAAAPEDDDEDDDEELLEVRLVETPGRELWRMVPAGRAARGPAERTQGPSGEGAAVTTASPTPSEDEEPEEEEEEVAAAEEGEEETVASGEEPLGFLSRLPPGPAGLDCSALDRDPDLPPPSGTSHFEFPDYCTPEVTEMIAGDWRPSSIADLVFTY